The Flavobacterium johnsoniae UW101 genomic interval GTTTCTGATTTTGGGACGCGCCAGTTTTTATTGAAAAATTTATATTGGAAAGAACCCGGGCAATTAGCATTTAGGTTCAATTTAGAAGCATTTAATAATAATCTCGATGCTATTGGAAAACCTTTGGCAGAAAACCTGAAATTTGATAAATCAACCTTATTTATAAGAGGAGGAAATTCAGGCTATATTCAGGATTCAGATTTGGATGCTATTAAAACGCAGTTCCCCAATTTTAAATTAGAAACTATTCCAAATGCAGGGCATTGGCTTCATGCCGAAAATCCAAAAATGTTTTTTGAATTGACAACAGCATTTTTGAAAGAGTAATAATTTTTAATTTGAGACTAAAAAAAATAAGATTTCGGTCATTGAACAATATAAAATCATTATTTTTAAATAAATTTTAAACCTGAATAACTATGAAATTATTACTTAGACTCCTTGTTACTGCTGCCTTGGTTTTATTATTGTCTAACCTTTTGTCAGGAGTTCATGTTGCTAGTTTTGGTACGGCTGTAATTGTTGCAGTAGTTTTAGGATTGCTGAATGTTTTTATTAAACCAATTTTAGTTCTTTTAACTCTGCCGGTTACACTTGTTACACTGGGCTTATTTTTATTAGTTATCAATGCAGTAATTATTTTGTTGTGTACTAATATTGTGGGCGGTTTTGCAGTCGATTCGTTTTGGACGGCATTAATTTTCAGTGTTATTT includes:
- a CDS encoding phage holin family protein; translation: MKLLLRLLVTAALVLLLSNLLSGVHVASFGTAVIVAVVLGLLNVFIKPILVLLTLPVTLVTLGLFLLVINAVIILLCTNIVGGFAVDSFWTALIFSVILSVLQSITYKILGDDN